Proteins encoded within one genomic window of Lysinibacillus sphaericus:
- a CDS encoding 16S rRNA (uracil(1498)-N(3))-methyltransferase: MQRYFIETAIHEARITGEDARHIMRVMRMKEGAEIIVVAQDTAYICTITAFEDEDVLVQATGQTIPSPELPVRVTVACGLPKGDKLELITQKATELGMYALLPFEAERSIVKWDVKKGAKKQERLQKIAKEAAEQSHRTHIPKIYEPIHFKQLVSQIGDFDAVFIADEEDAKDEKRTRFADKLKTMVDKQAKSILIVFGPEGGIARKEAEMLMQAGAQTMSLGPRILRAETAPLYALSAISYEFE, translated from the coding sequence ATGCAACGCTATTTTATTGAGACGGCCATTCATGAAGCGCGCATTACAGGTGAAGATGCCCGTCATATTATGCGTGTTATGCGGATGAAAGAAGGTGCTGAAATCATCGTTGTGGCACAAGACACAGCTTATATTTGTACGATTACGGCCTTTGAAGATGAGGATGTCTTAGTGCAAGCGACGGGACAAACCATTCCATCCCCTGAACTACCAGTGCGTGTAACAGTGGCGTGTGGGTTGCCTAAAGGCGATAAACTAGAGCTTATCACGCAAAAGGCAACGGAGCTAGGCATGTATGCTTTATTACCATTTGAAGCGGAACGTTCCATTGTGAAATGGGATGTGAAAAAGGGTGCGAAAAAACAAGAGCGCTTGCAAAAAATTGCAAAAGAGGCAGCGGAACAATCGCATCGCACACATATTCCCAAAATCTATGAACCGATTCACTTTAAGCAGCTTGTGTCACAAATAGGAGACTTCGATGCGGTTTTTATTGCAGATGAAGAGGATGCCAAAGACGAAAAACGAACAAGGTTTGCGGATAAGCTAAAAACCATGGTTGACAAGCAAGCAAAATCCATCCTTATCGTCTTTGGACCAGAAGGTGGGATTGCGCGTAAGGAAGCTGAAATGTTAATGCAAGCAGGTGCCCAAACAATGTCTCTAGGACCAAGAATTTTACGAGCAGAAACGGCGCCTCTTTATGCATTATCTGCAATATCGTATGAATTTGAATAA
- a CDS encoding methyl-accepting chemotaxis protein: MNILEALSLSVPYIHLALKEEAIVAVIDKETETVVKCLAGKRIDVGYQDGHKVNANDENIYTALKGQNSDIIIPEDVYGIFIYAFAFPIRAHGKVVGALAFGLPIDNKLKLEEYMNKMEAIINSLQDKVHNVASHSEELAATSDEINTQAQHALDDAKKTHEVTNLIKSISRQTNLLGLNASIEAARAGQHGAGFNIVAQEVRKLSSETSNATESIETSLRNINSSLENLKQNMGQINGATNEQAQLVQDFSEIIGELTVLSSKMKVFMQEALK, from the coding sequence ATGAACATTCTTGAAGCATTATCTCTTTCAGTACCCTATATTCACTTAGCATTAAAAGAAGAAGCAATAGTAGCGGTTATTGATAAAGAAACTGAAACTGTTGTAAAATGTTTAGCTGGTAAACGCATCGATGTAGGTTATCAAGACGGGCACAAAGTAAACGCTAACGATGAGAATATTTACACTGCTTTAAAAGGGCAAAATTCAGATATCATTATCCCAGAAGATGTTTACGGAATTTTCATTTATGCATTTGCTTTTCCAATTCGTGCACACGGTAAAGTTGTGGGAGCACTTGCTTTTGGTTTACCAATCGACAACAAACTTAAACTTGAAGAATATATGAATAAAATGGAAGCTATTATTAACAGTTTACAAGATAAAGTACATAACGTAGCTTCTCATTCTGAGGAGCTAGCAGCCACTAGTGACGAAATTAACACGCAAGCACAGCACGCACTAGATGATGCTAAAAAAACACACGAAGTAACCAATTTAATAAAAAGCATCTCGCGTCAAACAAATTTACTTGGCTTAAATGCATCGATTGAAGCAGCTCGTGCTGGTCAACATGGCGCTGGTTTTAATATTGTGGCACAAGAAGTAAGAAAACTTTCTTCTGAAACATCGAACGCGACAGAAAGTATTGAAACGTCATTACGAAATATTAATAGTAGCCTTGAAAATCTGAAACAAAACATGGGGCAAATTAATGGTGCAACAAATGAACAGGCTCAACTAGTTCAAGATTTCAGCGAGATTATTGGTGAATTAACAGTATTAAGTAGCAAGATGAAAGTTTTTATGCAAGAAGCCTTAAAATAA
- the mtaB gene encoding tRNA (N(6)-L-threonylcarbamoyladenosine(37)-C(2))-methylthiotransferase MtaB, whose translation MSYAPPKTVSLYTLGCKVNHYETEAIWQLFKEEGYERTEFDHKADVYVINTCTVTNTGDKKSRQVIRRAVRQNPDAVICVTGCYAQTSPAEIMAIPGVDIVVGTQDRTKLLGYIEQYRNERQPINAVRNIMKNRVYEELDVPAFTDRTRASLKIQEGCNNFCTFCIIPWARGLMRSRDPQEVVKQAQQLVDAGYLEIVLTGIHTGGYGQDLKDYNLAQLLRDLEANVKGLKRLRISSIEASQLTDEVIEVLRDSKIVVNHLHIPIQSGSDTVLKRMRRKYTMAFFGERLTKLHEALPDLAVTSDVIVGFPGETEEEFMETYNFIRDHKFSELHVFPFSPRTGTPAARMEDQVDEDIKNERVHRLIALNDQLAKEYACRFENDVLEVIPEEFVHDGSDEEGLLTGYTDNYLKVVFEGPENLIGQLVKVKITQAGYPHSKGQFVRLLETVK comes from the coding sequence ATGAGTTACGCGCCTCCAAAAACCGTATCTCTATATACGCTAGGTTGTAAAGTAAATCATTATGAAACAGAAGCTATTTGGCAACTGTTTAAAGAAGAAGGCTATGAACGTACGGAGTTTGATCATAAAGCGGACGTTTATGTGATTAATACATGTACAGTAACAAATACGGGTGATAAAAAATCACGTCAAGTTATTCGCAGAGCTGTCCGTCAAAATCCGGATGCTGTTATTTGTGTAACAGGCTGTTATGCGCAAACATCGCCAGCAGAAATTATGGCTATTCCTGGTGTTGATATTGTGGTAGGGACACAGGACCGTACAAAATTACTAGGCTATATTGAACAATATCGTAATGAGCGTCAACCGATTAATGCTGTACGCAACATTATGAAAAACCGTGTATATGAAGAGTTAGATGTACCGGCATTTACAGACCGAACACGTGCATCGTTAAAAATCCAAGAGGGTTGCAATAACTTCTGTACATTTTGTATTATTCCTTGGGCGCGTGGTTTAATGCGCTCTCGTGATCCACAAGAAGTTGTCAAACAAGCCCAACAGTTAGTAGATGCCGGTTATCTTGAAATTGTGCTAACAGGTATTCATACAGGGGGCTATGGTCAAGACTTAAAAGACTATAACCTTGCACAGTTGTTACGTGATTTAGAAGCGAATGTAAAAGGATTGAAACGTTTACGTATTTCTTCTATTGAAGCAAGCCAACTAACAGATGAAGTCATTGAGGTTTTACGTGACTCAAAAATCGTTGTCAATCATTTACACATTCCAATTCAATCTGGTTCGGATACGGTTTTAAAACGTATGCGTCGAAAATATACGATGGCATTTTTCGGTGAGCGCTTAACAAAATTACATGAAGCTTTACCAGATTTAGCTGTTACTTCCGATGTAATTGTTGGTTTCCCAGGGGAGACAGAAGAAGAATTTATGGAAACCTACAACTTTATTCGTGACCATAAGTTTTCTGAATTACATGTTTTCCCATTCTCACCTCGTACAGGCACGCCGGCAGCACGTATGGAAGACCAAGTGGATGAGGACATTAAAAATGAGCGCGTGCATCGTTTAATCGCTTTAAACGACCAACTAGCAAAGGAATATGCTTGTCGTTTTGAAAATGATGTGTTAGAAGTAATCCCAGAGGAATTTGTTCATGATGGTAGTGATGAAGAAGGTTTATTAACAGGTTATACTGATAACTATTTAAAAGTAGTATTTGAAGGACCTGAAAACCTTATTGGTCAACTTGTAAAAGTCAAAATTACACAAGCAGGCTATCCACATTCTAAAGGGCAGTTTGTACGTTTACTAGAAACGGTAAAATAA
- the deoC gene encoding deoxyribose-phosphate aldolase, with product MKTNYASMIDHTLLKAEATKEQIEKLCAEAKEFGFASVCVNPTWVKYCSELLQNSNVLVCTVIGFPLGANTTAVKVFEAKDAIANGAQEVDMVINIGALKDQNFELVQSDIAAVVEAAKGNAIVKVIIETCLLTEEEKVKACELSVAAGADFVKTSTGFSTGGATAEDIALMRKTVGPELGVKASGGVRSLEDMQKMVEAGATRIGASSGVAIVKGLIADSNY from the coding sequence ATGAAAACAAATTATGCAAGTATGATTGATCACACGTTATTAAAGGCGGAGGCAACGAAAGAGCAAATTGAAAAGTTATGTGCTGAGGCTAAAGAATTTGGCTTTGCATCAGTTTGCGTAAATCCAACTTGGGTAAAATATTGCAGCGAGCTATTACAAAATTCAAATGTTTTAGTTTGTACAGTTATTGGTTTTCCGTTAGGTGCTAATACAACCGCTGTAAAAGTATTTGAGGCAAAAGATGCAATTGCTAATGGTGCACAAGAAGTGGACATGGTTATTAATATTGGGGCATTAAAAGACCAAAACTTTGAATTAGTGCAATCAGATATTGCTGCAGTGGTGGAAGCGGCTAAAGGCAATGCGATTGTTAAAGTGATTATCGAAACATGCCTACTAACCGAAGAAGAGAAAGTAAAGGCATGTGAACTTTCAGTGGCTGCTGGAGCAGATTTCGTCAAAACGTCAACAGGTTTTTCTACAGGTGGAGCAACAGCAGAGGACATTGCCTTGATGCGCAAAACAGTTGGTCCAGAGCTAGGTGTAAAAGCTTCTGGTGGCGTTCGCAGTTTAGAAGATATGCAAAAAATGGTCGAAGCAGGTGCTACCCGAATTGGGGCAAGCTCTGGTGTAGCGATTGTGAAAGGCTTAATTGCAGATTCTAATTATTAA
- a CDS encoding spore coat associated protein CotJA — protein sequence MFTQFKYWRPYISPFDPCKPIEVKSYSTPPQLYIGFQPPGLPQFQTAKEALKFGTLWPQFFSPYPNPERGEMKGE from the coding sequence ATGTTTACGCAATTTAAATATTGGCGGCCTTATATCAGTCCATTCGACCCTTGTAAACCGATTGAAGTCAAAAGTTATTCAACACCTCCGCAATTGTATATAGGCTTTCAACCACCTGGACTACCACAATTTCAAACTGCCAAGGAAGCGCTGAAATTTGGCACTTTATGGCCTCAATTTTTTAGCCCATATCCGAATCCTGAGAGAGGTGAGATGAAAGGTGAGTAA
- a CDS encoding spore coat protein CotJB yields the protein MPPEFYELLEEIQAIDFVLVELNLYLDTHPHDYTAITQFNENAEKSMRLKIDFEQKYGPLMNFGRSYSNYPFNWVDTPWPWQV from the coding sequence ATGCCACCAGAATTTTATGAGCTTCTCGAGGAAATTCAGGCCATCGATTTTGTTTTAGTTGAATTAAATCTTTATTTAGATACACATCCTCACGATTATACAGCGATCACACAATTTAATGAAAATGCTGAAAAAAGTATGCGCTTAAAAATTGATTTTGAGCAAAAATATGGACCACTCATGAACTTTGGAAGAAGCTATTCGAATTATCCGTTTAATTGGGTCGACACGCCATGGCCTTGGCAAGTGTAA
- a CDS encoding manganese catalase family protein yields the protein MWYYEKKLQYPVKVSTCNPMLAKFLIEQYGGADGELAAALRYMNQRYTLPDKVVGLLTDIATEEFSHLEMIATMIYKLTKDATPQQLKEAGIGDYYVNHDKALFYQNAAGVPFTASYIQAKGDPIADLYEDIAAEEKARATYQWIIDLSDDPDLNDSLIFLREREIIHSQRFREAVELLKEDGNTKKIF from the coding sequence TTGTGGTATTATGAAAAAAAGCTCCAATATCCAGTGAAAGTTAGTACATGTAACCCGATGCTTGCGAAATTTTTAATAGAGCAATACGGGGGTGCTGATGGGGAGCTGGCTGCAGCACTTCGGTATATGAATCAGCGTTACACTTTACCTGATAAAGTAGTTGGTTTGCTGACGGATATAGCGACGGAAGAGTTTTCACATCTCGAAATGATTGCGACGATGATTTATAAATTAACGAAGGACGCCACGCCACAGCAGTTAAAAGAAGCGGGAATTGGTGATTATTATGTGAATCATGATAAAGCTTTGTTTTATCAAAATGCAGCCGGTGTGCCATTTACCGCAAGCTACATTCAGGCTAAGGGGGATCCCATTGCTGACCTTTATGAAGATATTGCTGCAGAAGAAAAGGCACGTGCCACATACCAATGGATTATCGACTTATCCGATGACCCTGATTTGAATGATAGTTTAATTTTCCTAAGAGAAAGAGAAATCATCCATTCCCAACGCTTTAGAGAAGCGGTCGAACTATTAAAAGAAGATGGTAACACAAAGAAAATTTTTTAA
- a CDS encoding potassium channel family protein has protein sequence MTINQYAIIGLGRFGVSVARRLHEAGQQVLGIDINEERVEDAELYVTHAVVADTTEEKALTSIGIGNFDCVIVAIGNDMQSSILTVSLLKELGIKKIIAKALGKRHGQVLDKVGADWIIYPERDMGERVANQLLSPNMLNYIELSKDYSIEEIMIPPKMANKNLRDLDLRAKYNVSVIAIVRGVDIIISPSPEQLIEQEDILVMIGHRKDIAQFSNIE, from the coding sequence ATGACCATCAATCAATATGCCATCATCGGCTTAGGTAGATTCGGAGTAAGTGTTGCTAGAAGATTACATGAAGCTGGCCAACAGGTGCTTGGAATCGATATTAACGAGGAGCGGGTTGAAGATGCCGAGCTTTATGTAACACATGCAGTTGTTGCGGATACGACTGAAGAGAAGGCGCTAACCTCCATTGGAATAGGAAATTTCGACTGTGTCATTGTTGCTATAGGTAACGATATGCAATCCAGTATTTTAACTGTTTCATTGCTAAAAGAACTTGGCATAAAAAAAATTATTGCTAAAGCGCTTGGGAAAAGACATGGGCAAGTATTAGATAAAGTAGGCGCAGATTGGATTATTTATCCTGAACGCGATATGGGTGAGCGAGTAGCAAATCAGTTGCTCTCCCCTAATATGTTAAATTATATTGAGTTATCGAAAGACTATAGTATAGAAGAAATAATGATTCCTCCCAAAATGGCTAATAAAAATTTACGCGATTTAGATCTACGTGCTAAATACAATGTCAGTGTTATTGCCATTGTAAGAGGAGTAGATATCATTATCTCTCCATCTCCAGAACAATTAATTGAACAAGAAGATATTTTAGTCATGATTGGTCATCGTAAAGATATTGCGCAATTTTCCAATATTGAATAG
- a CDS encoding TrkH family potassium uptake protein: protein MKKLIHYLSPPKILVLGFAIIIFIGACLLTLPIATEDGNGLPFLNAVFTATSATCVTGLIVVDTGDTFTMFGEIVILALIQIGGLGFMTFATLLFLLLGKKISLKERLLLKEAFNNISMAGLVKLVKRILLFTALIELIGGLILSIRFSFDMPIGKAIYFGFFHSISNFNNAGFDLMGGFQGLTAYVADPFVVLTICALITIGGLGFIVMNELYEYRETKRLSVHSKIVLSATVILTVGSTLLIFLFEYSNSKTIGDLTGMGKILGSFYQAVTPRTAGSNTLPIGDLTHSTLFLTILLMFIGAGSGSTAGGIKITTFAVLAATLWAQIRGKEDVVLFRRRIVIETILKALTVAMCGMVIVVFVTIFLSITEQKHSFMMYLFEATSAFGTVGLSMGLTPELTPAGRILIILTMFAGRLGPLTIAFAITKRRKPEAFHHPKGNIMIG, encoded by the coding sequence ATGAAAAAATTGATACATTATTTAAGTCCACCAAAAATTCTTGTACTTGGTTTCGCCATTATTATTTTTATTGGGGCATGTTTGCTCACTTTGCCGATTGCTACAGAGGATGGAAATGGCCTACCTTTTTTAAATGCCGTGTTTACTGCTACTTCCGCCACATGTGTAACAGGTTTAATTGTAGTTGATACAGGAGACACCTTTACAATGTTTGGTGAAATCGTTATTCTGGCTCTTATTCAAATCGGGGGCTTAGGATTTATGACTTTTGCAACATTATTATTTTTGTTGTTAGGGAAAAAAATCTCTTTAAAAGAAAGGCTATTGTTAAAAGAAGCCTTTAATAATATTTCGATGGCTGGTCTTGTGAAATTGGTGAAAAGAATTTTGTTATTTACAGCACTTATTGAACTAATTGGAGGGCTTATCTTATCGATTCGATTTTCATTTGATATGCCGATTGGCAAAGCCATTTACTTTGGTTTTTTCCACTCAATTTCGAACTTTAACAATGCTGGCTTTGACTTAATGGGAGGGTTTCAAGGTTTAACAGCATATGTAGCTGATCCATTTGTTGTGTTAACCATTTGTGCGCTGATTACAATTGGTGGTTTAGGGTTTATCGTCATGAATGAGTTATACGAATATCGTGAAACAAAACGTCTTTCGGTCCATTCTAAAATTGTATTATCAGCCACAGTTATTTTAACAGTGGGTTCTACCCTTTTAATATTTTTATTTGAATATAGCAATAGTAAAACAATTGGTGATTTAACGGGAATGGGTAAAATTTTGGGCTCTTTCTATCAGGCTGTTACACCAAGGACTGCTGGATCGAATACTTTACCTATCGGGGATTTGACTCACTCTACATTGTTTTTAACTATTTTATTGATGTTTATCGGAGCGGGGTCTGGTTCTACCGCTGGTGGGATTAAAATAACAACGTTTGCCGTTTTAGCTGCTACGCTTTGGGCGCAAATTAGAGGGAAGGAAGATGTTGTTTTATTTCGTCGTAGAATTGTGATTGAAACCATTTTAAAGGCATTAACCGTGGCAATGTGCGGGATGGTCATTGTGGTGTTTGTCACCATCTTTCTTAGCATTACCGAACAAAAACATAGTTTTATGATGTATTTGTTTGAGGCTACATCTGCCTTTGGTACTGTTGGACTTTCCATGGGGCTAACTCCTGAATTGACGCCTGCTGGTCGTATACTCATTATTTTAACAATGTTTGCTGGTAGACTTGGTCCTCTAACGATTGCTTTTGCTATTACAAAACGACGAAAGCCAGAAGCTTTCCATCATCCAAAAGGAAATATAATGATCGGTTAA
- the rpsU gene encoding 30S ribosomal protein S21, with translation MSKTVVRKNESLEDALRRFKRTVSKSGTIQEVRKREFYEKPSVKRKKKSEAARKRKW, from the coding sequence ATGTCAAAAACTGTCGTTCGCAAAAACGAATCGCTTGAAGATGCTCTTCGCCGCTTCAAACGTACTGTATCAAAAAGTGGTACAATTCAAGAAGTTAGAAAGCGCGAGTTCTACGAAAAACCTAGCGTAAAACGTAAAAAGAAATCAGAAGCTGCACGTAAACGTAAGTGGTAA
- a CDS encoding NfeD family protein: protein MRQKRRILSYIIIIWMTVLVAFPLTTAFASSKVYHVPIHDEVERGLHAFLERAFKEAEENYAEAIVLEIHTPGGFVNAASDIAMLMDATEIRTIAFINKDAHSAGAFLALHADEIYMVPNGTIGAAAVIDSVGNAADNKAHSAWLAQMQAAAETSERDPKYALAMADPKINLPEYRAGGDNLLTLSAAEAKKVRYSEGTVANFQELLAVTGLKGSDIVPIEPTFAEKIARFITNPLIIPILLSVASLGLVMELYSPGFGVPGIMGLSALGLFFFGHMVAGFAGYETLLLFIAGLALVIAEFFVPGGIVGILGGVLIILSLLLAGANITQMIIAIVIALVVAIIGMVVLMKFFGKKMHVLNKLVLMDATTTEEGYVSNVNRTELLGKVGVTITPLRPAGTIRFVNERIDVVSEGGYVDVGKNVEVIKVEGSRIVVRQTEKEMEE, encoded by the coding sequence ATGCGACAAAAAAGGAGAATACTAAGCTATATCATCATCATTTGGATGACAGTTTTGGTAGCGTTTCCATTGACTACAGCTTTCGCGAGTAGCAAGGTTTACCACGTACCGATTCATGATGAAGTAGAACGTGGACTTCACGCATTTTTGGAACGAGCTTTTAAAGAGGCAGAAGAAAATTATGCAGAAGCGATTGTACTGGAGATACATACGCCGGGTGGATTCGTCAATGCAGCTAGTGACATCGCCATGCTTATGGATGCCACAGAAATTCGTACAATTGCTTTTATTAACAAAGATGCGCATTCCGCTGGTGCTTTTTTAGCCTTACATGCAGATGAAATATATATGGTACCAAATGGAACAATTGGCGCAGCGGCTGTCATCGATTCAGTGGGGAATGCAGCGGACAATAAGGCGCATAGTGCGTGGTTAGCACAAATGCAGGCAGCAGCCGAAACATCTGAACGTGACCCGAAATATGCATTAGCAATGGCTGATCCAAAGATTAATTTGCCAGAATATCGTGCTGGGGGAGATAATTTATTGACATTATCTGCTGCAGAAGCAAAAAAGGTCCGCTATTCTGAAGGAACGGTTGCTAACTTTCAAGAGCTTTTGGCGGTAACGGGGCTAAAAGGTAGTGATATTGTACCGATTGAGCCAACATTCGCTGAAAAAATTGCTCGTTTTATTACGAACCCGCTAATTATACCTATTTTGTTGTCCGTTGCTAGTTTAGGGCTTGTTATGGAGCTCTATTCGCCTGGATTTGGCGTTCCGGGTATAATGGGGTTGTCAGCTCTCGGATTATTTTTCTTCGGTCATATGGTGGCAGGCTTTGCAGGATATGAAACATTGTTACTTTTCATCGCAGGGCTAGCCCTCGTTATCGCAGAATTTTTTGTCCCCGGAGGCATTGTTGGTATTTTAGGTGGTGTGCTTATAATACTTAGCTTGCTGCTAGCAGGTGCGAATATAACACAAATGATTATAGCGATCGTTATTGCACTTGTAGTAGCCATAATAGGAATGGTGGTCCTGATGAAATTTTTCGGTAAAAAAATGCATGTTTTAAACAAGTTAGTGTTGATGGATGCAACAACGACGGAAGAAGGCTATGTGTCTAACGTTAATCGCACAGAGTTGTTAGGAAAAGTGGGGGTAACCATTACACCGCTTCGTCCTGCAGGTACAATTCGTTTTGTTAATGAGCGTATTGATGTAGTATCAGAAGGTGGCTACGTTGATGTAGGCAAAAATGTAGAAGTAATTAAAGTTGAAGGCTCACGCATTGTCGTGAGACAAACAGAAAAAGAGATGGAGGAATAA
- the floA gene encoding flotillin-like protein FloA (flotillin-like protein involved in membrane lipid rafts): MGPIVGLVLLFIVVAVFFTFVPVALWISALAAGVRVSIFTLIGMRLRRVIPSRIVNPLIKAHKAGLPVTINQLESHYLAGGNVDRVVNALIAAHRANIELTFERCAAIDLAGRDVLEAVQMSVNPKVIETPFIAGVAMNGIEVKAKARITVRANIERLVGGAGEETVIARVGEGIVSTIGSATSHTTVLENPDMISQTVLSKGLDSGTAFEILSIDIADVDIGKNIGAELQIEQAQADKNIAQAKAEERRAMAVANEQEMIARVQEMKAKVVEAEAEVPQAMAEALRSGNLGIMDYMNYRNIQADTAMRDSISKVSLDKSEPNEPNV, encoded by the coding sequence ATGGGTCCAATTGTCGGGCTAGTCTTATTATTTATTGTAGTCGCTGTATTCTTTACTTTTGTACCAGTGGCGCTGTGGATTTCAGCTCTTGCAGCAGGTGTCCGCGTTAGTATTTTCACATTAATCGGAATGCGCTTACGTCGTGTCATTCCATCGCGTATCGTCAATCCGTTAATTAAAGCCCATAAAGCTGGCTTACCAGTAACTATTAATCAGTTAGAAAGTCACTATTTAGCAGGTGGTAATGTAGATCGTGTCGTAAATGCACTAATTGCTGCTCACCGTGCGAATATTGAACTAACATTTGAACGTTGTGCTGCGATTGATCTTGCGGGTCGTGATGTATTAGAAGCGGTACAAATGTCAGTTAACCCAAAAGTAATTGAAACACCATTTATTGCAGGTGTTGCAATGAACGGGATTGAAGTAAAAGCGAAAGCACGTATTACTGTGCGTGCTAACATCGAACGTTTAGTCGGTGGTGCAGGGGAAGAAACAGTTATTGCCCGTGTAGGTGAAGGGATCGTTTCTACAATCGGTAGTGCAACAAGCCATACAACAGTCCTTGAAAATCCGGATATGATTTCGCAAACCGTGTTATCTAAAGGCTTAGACTCGGGAACAGCATTTGAAATCTTATCGATTGATATTGCGGATGTTGATATCGGTAAAAATATCGGTGCGGAATTACAGATTGAACAAGCGCAGGCGGATAAAAACATCGCCCAAGCGAAAGCTGAAGAACGCCGAGCGATGGCGGTAGCAAATGAGCAAGAAATGATTGCCCGCGTTCAAGAAATGAAAGCGAAAGTAGTGGAGGCAGAAGCAGAAGTTCCGCAAGCGATGGCAGAAGCTTTACGCTCTGGTAATCTTGGTATTATGGATTACATGAATTATCGTAACATTCAAGCGGATACAGCTATGCGTGATTCTATTTCTAAAGTAAGCCTAGATAAATCAGAACCAAATGAACCGAACGTATAA
- a CDS encoding sporulation protein YqfD: protein MWNNRPIIIRIKRHENVHPFIQALHAQHIPLKRVVFREQEVTFETHMGYLSKIRRIRSRYRLKMTVHYADEQHVFRAQLWTLLGLFIMILIPLLCAQVVWRVDIEAATPELQQQIERTFQETFRLETPMTKKVLPSDAVIRQSLLEKHRDLAWVHIEKHGGRVILRPQESPKKTELTTEKLATHLVATKSGVITHFNIQHGERKISVNDTAYDGDVLVSGVIESGDDHVFVGAKGEVFADYWLECTFKIPTKLTLQSLQQKQWRVVVKGIHKEAVDYVQKKDLPSWLDPYVSIVEEQQTKTMEITLDESKIDTLLMPLLHEKMLQSLPAKTVIKKENLLQAKWGNGTVEGKVLFLVNENIASPIQGPQGE, encoded by the coding sequence ATGTGGAATAATCGACCGATTATCATACGTATAAAGCGTCATGAAAATGTTCATCCTTTTATTCAAGCATTGCATGCGCAACACATACCATTAAAGCGTGTCGTCTTTCGGGAGCAAGAAGTGACATTTGAAACGCATATGGGGTACTTGTCTAAAATTCGCCGTATACGCAGTCGCTATCGGCTTAAAATGACTGTTCATTATGCAGATGAACAACATGTTTTTCGAGCTCAACTTTGGACATTGCTTGGTTTGTTTATTATGATTTTAATCCCTTTACTATGTGCGCAAGTAGTTTGGCGCGTCGATATTGAAGCGGCTACACCAGAATTGCAACAACAAATAGAGCGAACGTTTCAAGAAACTTTTAGGCTAGAAACACCTATGACGAAAAAAGTGTTACCGTCAGATGCAGTAATTCGGCAAAGTCTGTTAGAAAAGCATCGAGATTTAGCATGGGTGCATATTGAAAAACACGGTGGTCGAGTTATTTTAAGACCACAGGAATCGCCTAAGAAAACGGAGCTGACAACAGAAAAACTTGCCACGCATTTAGTCGCTACAAAAAGTGGTGTTATTACACACTTTAATATTCAACATGGTGAGCGGAAAATTTCTGTAAATGATACAGCGTATGATGGGGACGTTCTAGTTAGTGGTGTCATTGAAAGTGGGGATGATCATGTTTTTGTTGGGGCAAAGGGAGAGGTATTTGCTGACTATTGGCTTGAATGCACATTTAAAATACCAACGAAGCTAACGCTCCAATCTTTGCAACAAAAGCAATGGCGTGTAGTCGTGAAAGGTATTCATAAAGAAGCGGTTGATTATGTACAAAAGAAAGACTTACCAAGTTGGTTAGATCCTTATGTTTCCATTGTGGAGGAACAGCAAACAAAAACGATGGAAATTACATTAGATGAATCTAAAATAGACACGTTGTTAATGCCACTACTTCATGAAAAGATGTTGCAATCCCTTCCTGCAAAAACAGTTATTAAGAAAGAAAACCTTTTACAGGCGAAGTGGGGGAATGGTACAGTTGAAGGGAAAGTTCTATTTTTAGTCAATGAAAACATTGCAAGTCCAATACAAGGGCCACAAGGAGAATGA